One region of Triticum aestivum cultivar Chinese Spring chromosome 6B, IWGSC CS RefSeq v2.1, whole genome shotgun sequence genomic DNA includes:
- the LOC123137148 gene encoding protein EARLY HEADING DATE 2, with amino-acid sequence MDSTTNQFAGAAAAAGASSANTAPLPAMLADALIGAGAGGGDGDPSAALQRLAALGDRMAAVRRLLVASISGESQPLSSSDIQSVSSEISSAAHLVVLNAASLLSSSLPFPAPSATPAPPAPIQELPAAASTADVLPQEATKGYDVVELDADELLAEHAHFCNICGKGFRRDANLRMHMRAHGDRFKTLDALSRPGQAKPVDGRDVRFSCPFTGCNRNRAHHRFRPLKSAVCARNHFRRSHCPKLYACERCGGKKRFAVLADLRGHLRHCGEEAQWRCSCGTTFSRKDKLFGHLALFEGHMPAMSPPNKDAVTTTTEAPLDIMDEGGIEEQEDGGEGGFDPEFFKEWMEELKDDGVPAGGTVWPGRAAAGQ; translated from the coding sequence ATGGACTCGACCACCAACCAattcgccggcgccgccgccgccgctggcgcGTCATCGGCGAACACGGCACCGCTGCCGGCCATGCTCGCTGACGCCCTTATCGGCGCCGGAGCTGGAGGAGGAGATGGGGACCCCAGCGCCGCTCTCCAACGGCTGGCGGCCCTCGGCGATCGCATGGCTGCTgtccggcgcctcctcgtcgcctCCATTTCTGGGGAATCGCAGCCCCTCTCCTCCTCGGATATTCAGTCCGTGTCCTCCGAGATCTCATCTGCCGCTCACCTCGTCGTCCTCAACGCCGCCTCCCTCCTTTCTTCGTCCCTCCCTTTTCCCGCCCCATCTGCCACTCCCGCCCCTCCCGCTCCTATACAAGAGCTTCCCGCAGCGGCCTCCACCGCCGATGTGCTTCCCCAAGAAGCTACCAAGGGCTACGATGTCGTGGAGCTCGATGCCGACGAGCTGCTCGCGGAGCATGCCCACTTCTGCAATATCTGCGGCAAGGGCTTCCGCCGCGACGCCAACCTCAGGATGCACATGCGCGCGCACGGCGACCGATTCAAGACCCTGGACGCGCTCTCCCGGCCCGGTCAGGCAAAGCCAGTTGATGGCCGCGATGTGCGCTTTTCCTGTCCTTTCACGGGGTGCAACCGGAACCGTGCGCACCACCGCTTCCGGCCGCTCAAGTCAGCGGTGTGCGCGCGCAACCACTTCCGCCGCAGCCACTGCCCCAAACTCTACGCGTGTGAGCGCTGCGGTGGCAAGAAGCGTTTTGCTGTTCTTGCCGATCTCCGCGGCCACCTCCGCCACTGCGGTGAGGAGGCACAGTGGCGCTGCTCCTGCGGCACCACCTTCTCCCGCAAGGACAAGCTGTTCGGCCATCTCGCCCTCTTTGAAGGCCATATGCCAGCCATGTCCCCTCCGAACAAGGATGCAGTGACAACGACTACAGAGGCACCCCTTGATATAATGGATGAAGGAGGAATCGAAGAGCAGGAAGATGGCGGTGAAGGTGGTTTTGATCCGGAGTTCTTCAAGGAGTGGATGGAGGAGCTCAAAGATGATGGCGTGCCTGCTGGTGGCACAGTCTGGCCTGGACGGGCAGCAGCTGGGCAATAG